In a genomic window of Bradyrhizobium ontarionense:
- a CDS encoding phenylacetaldoxime dehydratase family protein: MESAIPTHLVTTRCCHRRVDDDYRPPYPSFVARHKAGVTQVVMAYFGLQYRDELPPAATSSKSEFVALASGAHGPSHWDRASYVDQAGFANEIFVAYWDDVVRFDTWFEPARAAWTGADVVGIGRFIEVLRPAVERYETLFSSLGRPEGVAVIADGMSGEVLEHAYWGGMRDRIPLSQTHDMKSSGKPTLLEDGTRLRVLAQDNLCMIRSGQDWSDTDAAERRMYLEDVEPVLREGMEFLRDEGISIGCYANRYMQLRGPDGALTEKSYGQSWWQSLSALERWAESHPTHVRIFGAAMKYLSSLGPAAKLRLYHEVTVAAADEQFFEYLGCHPKTGMLAAV; this comes from the coding sequence ATGGAATCCGCGATTCCCACTCATCTGGTCACAACGCGCTGCTGCCATCGCCGCGTCGACGACGACTACAGGCCACCTTATCCGTCATTCGTCGCCCGCCACAAGGCGGGCGTTACCCAGGTCGTGATGGCCTATTTCGGCCTGCAATATCGCGATGAGCTTCCGCCGGCTGCGACCTCCTCGAAGTCCGAGTTCGTCGCGCTCGCGTCGGGGGCGCATGGTCCATCGCACTGGGACCGTGCGTCCTATGTCGACCAGGCCGGATTTGCGAACGAGATCTTCGTCGCCTATTGGGACGACGTCGTGCGCTTCGACACCTGGTTCGAGCCCGCGCGCGCCGCCTGGACGGGGGCCGACGTTGTGGGGATCGGCCGCTTCATCGAGGTGCTACGGCCTGCCGTCGAGCGTTACGAAACGTTGTTCTCGTCGTTGGGGCGGCCTGAAGGCGTCGCCGTGATTGCCGACGGCATGAGCGGCGAAGTGTTGGAGCACGCCTATTGGGGCGGCATGCGCGACCGTATTCCTTTGTCTCAGACCCACGATATGAAATCGTCGGGCAAGCCCACGCTGCTGGAGGATGGGACGCGTCTGCGTGTGCTGGCTCAGGACAATCTGTGCATGATCCGCTCGGGCCAGGACTGGAGCGATACGGACGCGGCGGAGCGCCGGATGTATCTGGAGGACGTCGAGCCGGTGCTGCGCGAAGGCATGGAATTCCTGCGCGACGAGGGGATTTCGATCGGCTGCTACGCCAACCGCTACATGCAGTTGCGAGGGCCCGACGGGGCCCTGACCGAGAAGTCCTATGGGCAGAGCTGGTGGCAGAGCCTGTCCGCGCTGGAGCGCTGGGCGGAATCGCATCCGACGCATGTCAGGATTTTTGGCGCCGCGATGAAATATCTGTCGTCGCTCGGCCCCGCCGCCAAGCTTCGGCTCTATCACGAGGTCACGGTCGCCGCCGCAGATGAGCAGTTTTTCGAGTATCTCGGCTGCCACCCCAAGACCGGCATGCTCGCCGCCGTCTGA
- a CDS encoding carbon-nitrogen hydrolase family protein codes for MGMAHPKYKVAVVQAAPAWLDLDASIAKTIGLIEEAADKGAKLIAFPEVFIPGYPWHIWMDSPAWCIGRGFVQRYFDNSLAYDSPQADALRAAVRKAKLTAVLGVSERDGGSLYIAQWLIGPDGETIAKRRKLRPTHAERTVYGEGDGSDLAVHDRPDIGRIGALCCWEHLQPLSKYAMYAQNEQVHVAAWPSFSLYDPFAPALGAEVNNAASRVYAVEGSCFVLAPCATVSQAMIDELCDRPDKHALLHVGGGHAAIFGPDGSSLAEKLPPEQEGLLIAEIDLGMIGIAKNAADPAGHYSRPDVTRLLLNNKPFNRVEHFALPVDGVASTGPAAEVPSARSGEVA; via the coding sequence ATGGGAATGGCACATCCGAAATACAAGGTGGCGGTCGTCCAGGCGGCGCCGGCCTGGCTCGACCTGGATGCCTCGATCGCGAAGACGATCGGGCTGATCGAGGAGGCGGCCGACAAGGGCGCCAAGCTGATCGCATTTCCGGAGGTCTTCATCCCCGGCTATCCCTGGCACATCTGGATGGACTCGCCGGCCTGGTGCATCGGCCGCGGCTTCGTGCAGCGGTATTTCGACAATTCGCTGGCCTATGACAGCCCGCAGGCGGATGCGCTGCGGGCCGCGGTGCGCAAGGCGAAGCTTACGGCCGTGCTCGGCGTCTCCGAGCGCGACGGCGGCAGTCTCTACATCGCGCAATGGCTGATCGGCCCCGACGGCGAAACCATCGCCAAGCGTCGCAAGCTGCGACCGACCCACGCCGAGCGCACCGTCTATGGCGAGGGCGACGGCAGCGATCTCGCCGTGCATGATCGGCCCGACATCGGGCGGATCGGCGCGCTGTGCTGCTGGGAGCATCTGCAGCCGCTGTCGAAATACGCGATGTATGCCCAGAACGAACAGGTGCATGTCGCGGCCTGGCCGAGCTTCTCGCTCTACGATCCATTCGCGCCGGCGCTCGGCGCCGAGGTCAACAATGCAGCCTCGCGGGTCTACGCCGTCGAAGGCTCGTGCTTCGTGCTCGCACCGTGTGCCACTGTCTCGCAGGCGATGATCGACGAACTCTGCGACCGGCCCGACAAGCACGCACTGCTGCATGTCGGCGGCGGTCATGCCGCGATCTTTGGCCCCGACGGCAGCTCGCTCGCCGAGAAGCTGCCGCCCGAGCAGGAAGGTCTGCTGATCGCCGAAATCGATCTCGGCATGATCGGCATCGCCAAGAACGCCGCCGATCCGGCCGGGCATTATTCACGCCCCGATGTGACGCGGCTCTTGCTCAACAACAAGCCGTTCAATCGGGTCGAGCATTTTGCGCTGCCGGTCGATGGTGTGGCCTCGACTGGTCCGGCCGCGGAGGTTCCGTCGGCCCGGTCCGGCGAAGTTGCTTGA
- a CDS encoding helix-turn-helix domain-containing protein — protein sequence MPILFTTDGSPGHRRLALWQDIVCDVYVGLDCTSDLGSAFRGSVTHANLGQAVCSEVCSGQQRVHRTRQRISRSDADFVLVALGQDGIGGVVQDGRDTVIRPGEFAIYDTTRPYELQFDTAFRQVVFKLPRDMLQRRIGPIEVVTAITFGADSPLPKLAHDFILQLCRNAELIGDEHADRLTDQAADLLAMALSERLSTQHLPASTHRAALLYRLKAHIRARLPDPDLSLSEVARELGLSARYVNDLFSDEDTSFQRHVLSERLKQCQRDLASPALARRQVSEIAFSWGFNDLSHFGRVFRERFGVSPRQWRRSPPTR from the coding sequence ATGCCGATCCTGTTCACCACAGATGGAAGCCCCGGCCATCGCCGCCTGGCGCTCTGGCAGGACATCGTCTGCGACGTCTATGTCGGCCTCGATTGCACGTCCGATCTCGGCAGCGCGTTTCGGGGTTCGGTCACGCATGCCAATCTCGGCCAGGCCGTCTGCTCGGAAGTCTGCTCCGGCCAGCAGCGGGTCCATCGCACCCGTCAGCGCATCTCGCGATCGGATGCGGACTTCGTGCTGGTCGCGCTTGGGCAGGACGGGATCGGCGGTGTGGTCCAGGATGGCCGCGACACGGTGATCCGGCCCGGCGAGTTCGCGATCTACGATACGACCCGTCCCTATGAGCTGCAGTTCGACACAGCATTCAGGCAGGTCGTGTTCAAGCTGCCGCGCGACATGCTGCAACGCAGGATCGGACCGATCGAGGTGGTGACGGCGATCACCTTCGGGGCCGACAGCCCGTTGCCGAAGCTCGCCCACGACTTCATCCTCCAACTCTGTAGGAACGCCGAGCTGATCGGCGACGAGCATGCGGACCGTCTGACCGACCAGGCCGCCGACCTGCTGGCGATGGCGCTCAGCGAGCGGCTCAGCACGCAGCACCTGCCCGCCTCCACCCATCGCGCGGCGCTGCTCTATCGTCTCAAGGCGCACATCCGCGCACGACTGCCCGATCCCGATCTGTCGCTGTCGGAGGTCGCGCGCGAGCTCGGACTATCCGCCCGCTACGTCAACGACCTGTTCTCGGACGAGGACACCTCGTTCCAGCGTCATGTGCTGTCGGAGCGCCTCAAGCAGTGTCAGCGCGACCTCGCCTCGCCGGCGTTGGCCCGTCGCCAGGTCAGCGAGATCGCGTTCAGCTGGGGTTTCAACGACCTCTCGCATTTCGGTCGCGTATTTCGCGAACGGTTCGGCGTCTCGCCGCGCCAGTGGCGGCGCAGCCCCCCTACGCGCTAG
- a CDS encoding c-type cytochrome, which produces MMRRAGLALLLAVAVQGPSHALDSEQSRGKALLQSLCSRCHAVGLTGASPHPDAPPFRTFGDRKLYDDDFAQRLQTGLSTIHKDMPSFRFDRTEAEAAVNYLKAIQVRRQPK; this is translated from the coding sequence ATGATGAGACGAGCGGGCCTTGCGCTGCTGCTGGCCGTGGCCGTGCAGGGCCCGAGCCATGCATTGGATAGCGAGCAGAGCCGAGGAAAAGCGCTCTTGCAAAGCCTTTGCAGCAGATGCCATGCCGTAGGTCTCACCGGCGCAAGCCCGCATCCGGACGCGCCGCCGTTCAGGACCTTCGGTGACCGCAAACTCTACGACGACGACTTTGCCCAGCGACTGCAGACCGGCCTCTCGACCATCCACAAGGATATGCCGAGCTTCCGGTTCGATCGGACCGAGGCCGAGGCCGCGGTCAATTATCTCAAGGCGATCCAGGTCCGCCGCCAGCCGAAATGA
- a CDS encoding MFS transporter has protein sequence MTSATTIVHVDGLPLPQRTWAIVTIALGIVMAVVDGAIANVALPTIARDLNASPAFSIWIVNGYQLAVTISLLPLASLGEIIGYRRVYLAGLVLFTVASAFCALADSLLLLTLARILQGFGAAGILSVNSALVRFTYPHALLGRGIGINAMVVAVSAAVGPTIAAGILAVGSWPWLFAINVPLGLVTFAFGFRFLPHTPRAPHMFDWQSAALSAVTFGFLIAAVDSVGHGEALVTCAFEFVVAVVAGVLLVYRQTHMASPLLPLDLLRIPVFALSIATSISSFCGQMLAFVAIPFYLESHFGYSPVQMGLLITPWPIAVGLTAPIAGRLVERVPAGLLGGIGLVIFALGLGALGLLPREPAAFDIVWRMAVAGCGFGLFQTPNNRTMIAAAPRERAGGASGMLGTARLLGQTTGAALVAMFLALDPADGTRLSLLTGVGFALVGAFLSMLRLSPAGARGAEHVRIHEGQRLKGE, from the coding sequence ATGACATCAGCGACCACGATCGTGCACGTCGACGGGTTGCCGCTCCCGCAACGGACCTGGGCTATCGTGACGATCGCACTCGGGATCGTCATGGCGGTCGTGGACGGCGCGATTGCCAATGTGGCGCTGCCGACGATCGCCAGGGATCTCAATGCCAGTCCGGCGTTCTCGATCTGGATCGTCAACGGCTATCAGCTCGCGGTGACGATCTCGCTGCTGCCGCTGGCCTCGCTCGGCGAGATCATCGGCTACCGCCGCGTCTATCTCGCCGGGCTCGTGCTGTTCACGGTCGCCTCCGCCTTCTGCGCGCTGGCTGACAGCCTGTTGCTGCTGACGCTCGCGCGCATCCTGCAGGGCTTCGGCGCCGCAGGGATCCTGAGCGTGAACTCGGCGCTGGTGCGCTTCACCTACCCGCACGCTCTGCTCGGCCGCGGCATCGGCATCAATGCGATGGTGGTCGCGGTCTCGGCCGCGGTCGGCCCGACCATCGCGGCGGGCATCCTCGCCGTCGGCAGCTGGCCCTGGCTATTTGCGATCAACGTGCCGCTCGGCCTCGTCACCTTCGCGTTCGGCTTCCGCTTCCTGCCGCACACCCCGCGCGCGCCGCACATGTTCGACTGGCAGAGCGCGGCCTTGAGCGCCGTCACCTTCGGCTTTCTGATTGCCGCCGTGGACAGCGTCGGACATGGCGAAGCGCTGGTGACCTGCGCCTTCGAATTCGTTGTCGCCGTTGTTGCCGGCGTGCTGCTGGTGTACCGCCAGACTCACATGGCCTCGCCGTTGCTGCCGCTCGACCTGCTGCGCATCCCGGTGTTCGCGCTGTCGATCGCAACCTCGATCTCGTCGTTCTGCGGACAGATGCTCGCCTTCGTCGCCATCCCCTTCTATCTCGAGAGTCATTTCGGCTACTCGCCGGTGCAGATGGGCCTCCTGATCACACCCTGGCCGATCGCGGTCGGTCTGACTGCGCCCATTGCCGGCCGGCTCGTCGAACGCGTGCCGGCCGGCCTCCTGGGCGGCATCGGCCTCGTGATCTTCGCACTTGGGCTCGGCGCACTCGGGCTGTTGCCGCGGGAGCCCGCGGCGTTCGACATCGTCTGGCGCATGGCCGTCGCGGGCTGCGGCTTCGGCCTGTTCCAGACGCCGAACAACCGCACCATGATCGCGGCCGCGCCGCGCGAACGCGCTGGCGGCGCCAGCGGCATGCTGGGCACCGCGCGCCTGCTCGGCCAGACCACGGGCGCGGCGCTGGTTGCGATGTTCCTCGCCCTCGATCCAGCCGACGGCACCCGGCTGTCGCTGCTGACCGGCGTCGGCTTTGCACTCGTGGGCGCGTTCCTGAGCATGCTCCGGCTGTCGCCCGCAGGCGCGCGCGGCGCCGAGCATGTCCGGATTCACGAGGGACAGCGGCTGAAGGGCGAGTAG
- the clpA gene encoding ATP-dependent Clp protease ATP-binding subunit ClpA — MPTFSQSLEQSLHRALAIANERHHQYATLEHLLLSLIDDSDAAAVMRACSVDLDKLRGSLVNYLETEFENLVTDGSDDAKPTAGFQRVIQRAVIHVQSSGREEVTGANVLIAIFAERESHAAYFLQEQDMTRYDAVNYISHGIAKRPGVSEARPVRGVDEETETKGSDDSKKKGEALETYCVNLNKKARDGKIDPVIGRNSEINRAIQVLCRRQKNNPLFVGEAGVGKTAIAEGLAKRIVDSEVPEVLAAATVFSLDMGTLLAGTRYRGDFEERLKQVLKELEAHPNAILFIDEIHTVIGAGATSGGAMDASNLLKPALASGSIRCMGSTTYKEYRQHFEKDRALVRRFQKIDVNEPSVEDAIAILKGLKPYFEDYHRLKYTNEAIEAAVQLSSRYIHDRKLPDKAIDVIDESGAAQMLLAENKRKKTIGIKEIETTIATMARIPPKSVSKDDAEVLKHLEQTLKRVVFGQDKAIDSLSASIKLARAGLREPEKPIGCYLFSGPTGVGKTEVAKQLAASLGVELLRFDMSEYMERHTVSRLIGAPPGYVGFDQGGLLTDGVDQHPHCVVLLDEIEKAHPDLYNVLLQIMDHGRLTDHNGKQVNFRNVILIMTTNAGAADMAKQAFGFHRSKREGDDHEAINRQFAPEFRNRLDSIVSFAHLNVEVIGMVVEKFVLQLEAQLADRDVTIELSEPAKAWLIQHGYDEQMGARPMGRVIQEHIKKPLADEVLFGKLKGGGHVRVVLVKDEAGPEAEKIGFEFVEGPVTPKPEKLPVARKRKSKPGGPGGGSKGPAPKGPLVKA; from the coding sequence ATGCCGACTTTTTCCCAAAGCCTTGAACAATCCCTGCATCGTGCGCTGGCGATTGCCAACGAGCGTCATCATCAATACGCGACACTGGAACACCTCCTGCTGTCCTTGATCGATGACTCCGATGCGGCGGCCGTGATGCGCGCGTGCAGCGTCGACCTCGACAAGCTGCGCGGCAGTCTTGTGAACTATCTCGAAACCGAGTTCGAAAACCTGGTGACGGACGGCAGCGACGACGCCAAGCCGACTGCAGGGTTCCAGCGCGTGATTCAGCGCGCAGTGATTCACGTCCAGTCGTCGGGCCGCGAAGAGGTGACCGGCGCCAATGTGCTGATCGCAATCTTCGCCGAGCGCGAGAGCCATGCCGCGTATTTCCTGCAGGAGCAGGACATGACGCGCTACGACGCGGTCAACTACATCAGCCACGGCATCGCCAAGCGGCCCGGCGTGTCCGAAGCGCGCCCCGTTCGCGGCGTCGACGAAGAGACCGAGACCAAGGGTAGCGACGACTCAAAGAAAAAGGGCGAGGCGCTGGAAACATATTGCGTCAATCTCAACAAGAAGGCCCGCGACGGCAAGATCGATCCGGTGATCGGCCGTAACTCCGAGATCAACCGCGCCATCCAGGTGCTGTGCCGCCGCCAGAAGAACAACCCGCTGTTCGTCGGCGAGGCCGGCGTCGGCAAGACCGCGATCGCGGAAGGGCTCGCCAAGCGCATCGTCGACAGCGAGGTGCCCGAGGTGCTCGCGGCCGCAACCGTGTTCTCGCTCGACATGGGCACGCTGCTCGCCGGCACGCGCTATCGCGGCGATTTCGAGGAGCGGCTGAAGCAGGTCCTCAAGGAGCTCGAGGCGCATCCGAACGCGATCCTGTTCATCGACGAGATCCACACCGTGATCGGCGCAGGTGCGACCTCGGGCGGCGCTATGGACGCGTCCAACCTGCTGAAGCCGGCGCTCGCGTCCGGTTCCATCCGCTGCATGGGCTCGACGACCTACAAGGAGTATCGTCAGCACTTCGAAAAGGATCGCGCGCTGGTGCGCCGGTTCCAGAAGATCGACGTCAACGAGCCGTCGGTCGAGGATGCGATCGCGATCCTCAAGGGTCTGAAGCCGTATTTCGAGGACTATCATCGGCTGAAATACACCAACGAGGCCATCGAGGCCGCGGTGCAGCTGTCGTCGCGCTACATCCATGACCGTAAGCTTCCGGACAAAGCGATCGACGTGATCGACGAATCCGGCGCGGCGCAGATGCTGCTGGCCGAGAACAAGCGCAAGAAGACGATCGGCATCAAGGAGATCGAGACCACGATCGCCACGATGGCGCGGATTCCCCCGAAGAGCGTGTCGAAGGACGACGCCGAGGTGCTCAAGCATCTCGAGCAGACCCTGAAGCGCGTCGTGTTCGGCCAGGACAAGGCGATCGATTCGCTGTCGGCCTCGATCAAGCTGGCGCGGGCCGGCCTGCGCGAACCGGAGAAGCCGATCGGCTGCTACCTGTTCTCGGGTCCGACCGGCGTCGGCAAGACCGAGGTCGCCAAGCAGCTTGCCGCGTCGCTGGGCGTCGAGCTGCTGCGCTTCGACATGTCGGAGTACATGGAGCGGCACACGGTGTCGCGCCTGATCGGCGCACCTCCAGGCTACGTTGGCTTCGACCAGGGCGGTCTCCTGACCGACGGCGTCGATCAGCATCCGCACTGCGTGGTGCTGCTCGACGAGATCGAGAAGGCGCACCCTGATCTCTACAATGTGCTGCTGCAGATCATGGATCACGGCCGGCTCACCGACCACAATGGCAAGCAGGTCAACTTCCGCAACGTGATCCTGATCATGACCACGAATGCGGGCGCGGCCGACATGGCCAAGCAGGCGTTCGGCTTCCACCGCTCGAAGCGGGAAGGTGACGACCACGAGGCGATCAACCGGCAGTTTGCGCCGGAATTCCGCAACCGGCTCGACTCCATCGTCTCGTTCGCGCACCTCAACGTCGAGGTGATCGGAATGGTCGTCGAGAAGTTCGTGCTGCAGCTCGAGGCTCAGCTGGCCGATCGCGACGTCACGATCGAGCTGTCGGAGCCGGCCAAGGCCTGGCTCATTCAGCACGGCTATGACGAGCAGATGGGGGCACGCCCGATGGGCCGTGTGATCCAGGAGCACATCAAGAAGCCCTTGGCTGACGAGGTGCTGTTCGGCAAGCTCAAGGGCGGCGGCCACGTCCGTGTGGTCCTCGTCAAGGACGAGGCGGGTCCGGAAGCCGAGAAGATCGGCTTCGAGTTCGTCGAAGGCCCAGTCACGCCGAAGCCGGAGAAGCTTCCGGTCGCGCGCAAGCGTAAGTCGAAGCCGGGCGGCCCCGGCGGTGGATCCAAGGGGCCGGCTCCGAAGGGGCCGCTGGTCAAGGCTTGA
- the clpS gene encoding ATP-dependent Clp protease adapter ClpS: MSNNENRPGGTGGPVTSVITKVKPKTKRPNLYRVLILNDDYTPMEFVVLVLEKFFQKDVEAATKIMLHVHHHGIGECGVFTYEIAETKVTQVMDFARKHQHPLQCVMEKK; this comes from the coding sequence ATGAGCAACAACGAGAACAGGCCTGGTGGAACCGGCGGGCCGGTCACGTCCGTCATCACCAAGGTCAAGCCGAAGACCAAGCGTCCCAACCTCTATCGCGTCCTGATCCTGAACGACGATTACACGCCGATGGAGTTCGTCGTTCTTGTCCTGGAAAAGTTCTTCCAGAAGGACGTCGAGGCCGCGACCAAGATCATGCTCCACGTGCACCATCACGGCATCGGGGAGTGCGGCGTATTCACCTATGAGATCGCCGAGACCAAGGTGACGCAGGTGATGGACTTCGCCCGCAAGCACCAGCATCCGCTGCAGTGTGTGATGGAAAAGAAATAG
- a CDS encoding TadE/TadG family type IV pilus assembly protein: protein MTDVTFVRLCRHALRRFAGDSRGNIAVIFAIALVPILAFVGAGVDYSRANAARSSMQGALDSTALMLSRDLAQGTISASDVAAKASAYFKALYTSTDAQGVSVTVNYTASTSSTPSNIQITASGQIVTQFMKLAGFPTMDFSTKATTTWGDVKMRVALALDNTGSMASSGKMTALQNAVAGSGGLIDQLSALAKSPGDVYISVVPFAKVVNVGASNYAQNWIDWTDWQNPPTIQPANGSYQAAIPNSKLTQGQWDMVGPGSSCPFTSGNGFSYFGCTSAPASGSSSVSSIPSSGSYSGYICPGYDSASHSYYNGCWTSAKTSTVVNYCTGSGCSCSGANSTCTCTGSYSSTVCKVNTYTKTWAANAQSTWTGCVADRTQPNDANAVSPATSDVTTLFPANQHMENNVQYCSSTASTKLGPIVPLSYSWSSLKASVNAMQPTGGTNQAIGMAWAVQSLIPNGVLGAPAEAANTTYNRVIILLSDGLNTEDRWPDYGNGSSQASGNPIDARQALLCSNLKNTKDAKGNSMYTIYTIQVNTSSPADATSTVLQNCASSPDKFYMLTSSSQIVTTFNSIGTALSKLRVAK, encoded by the coding sequence ATGACCGATGTGACCTTCGTCCGCCTCTGCCGCCATGCCCTGCGACGTTTCGCTGGCGACAGCCGTGGCAACATCGCCGTGATCTTCGCCATCGCGCTCGTTCCGATTTTGGCCTTTGTCGGCGCCGGCGTCGACTACAGCCGGGCCAACGCCGCAAGGTCCTCGATGCAGGGCGCGCTCGACTCCACCGCGCTGATGCTGTCGCGCGACCTGGCGCAGGGCACGATCAGCGCATCCGATGTCGCGGCCAAGGCGAGCGCCTATTTCAAGGCGCTCTATACCAGCACCGACGCCCAGGGCGTTTCCGTGACGGTCAATTATACCGCATCGACCAGTTCCACGCCGTCCAACATTCAGATCACCGCGTCCGGCCAGATCGTGACCCAGTTCATGAAGCTTGCGGGCTTCCCGACCATGGACTTCAGCACCAAGGCGACCACGACCTGGGGTGACGTCAAGATGCGCGTCGCGCTCGCGCTCGACAACACCGGCTCGATGGCCTCCAGCGGCAAGATGACGGCGCTGCAGAATGCCGTGGCCGGCAGCGGCGGCCTCATTGACCAGCTCAGCGCGCTCGCCAAGAGTCCTGGTGACGTCTACATCTCCGTGGTTCCGTTCGCCAAGGTCGTCAATGTCGGCGCCAGCAACTACGCCCAGAACTGGATCGATTGGACCGACTGGCAGAATCCGCCCACGATACAGCCCGCCAACGGCTCCTATCAGGCCGCAATTCCGAACTCCAAGCTCACGCAGGGCCAGTGGGACATGGTCGGGCCAGGCTCATCCTGCCCGTTCACCTCCGGCAACGGCTTCTCCTATTTCGGCTGCACCAGCGCGCCAGCCAGCGGCAGCTCGAGCGTTTCGTCGATCCCGTCGAGCGGCAGCTATTCGGGCTACATCTGCCCGGGTTACGATTCCGCCTCGCACAGCTACTATAATGGCTGCTGGACCAGCGCCAAGACGAGCACGGTCGTGAACTACTGCACCGGATCGGGCTGCAGCTGCTCGGGCGCCAACTCGACATGCACGTGCACGGGCAGCTACAGCAGCACCGTCTGCAAGGTGAACACCTACACCAAGACCTGGGCCGCCAACGCGCAGAGCACGTGGACCGGCTGCGTCGCCGACCGGACCCAGCCCAACGACGCGAACGCCGTCTCGCCTGCGACGTCGGACGTCACCACGCTGTTCCCGGCCAACCAGCACATGGAGAACAACGTTCAATACTGCAGCAGCACCGCCTCGACCAAGCTCGGGCCGATCGTTCCGCTCAGCTACAGCTGGAGCTCGTTGAAGGCGTCCGTCAACGCCATGCAGCCGACCGGCGGCACCAACCAGGCGATCGGAATGGCCTGGGCCGTGCAGTCGCTGATCCCGAATGGCGTGCTGGGCGCGCCGGCGGAGGCCGCGAACACGACCTACAATCGGGTCATCATCCTGTTGTCGGACGGCCTGAACACCGAGGACCGCTGGCCGGACTATGGCAACGGCTCGAGCCAGGCCTCCGGCAATCCGATCGACGCCCGCCAGGCCCTGCTCTGCTCGAACCTGAAGAACACGAAGGATGCCAAGGGCAACTCCATGTACACGATCTACACGATCCAGGTGAACACCAGCTCGCCCGCTGATGCGACCTCGACCGTGCTGCAGAACTGTGCCAGCAGTCCCGACAAGTTCTACATGCTGACGAGCTCCAGCCAGATCGTGACCACGTTCAACTCGATCGGCACCGCCCTGTCCAAGCTGCGCGTCGCCAAGTAG
- a CDS encoding phasin family protein translates to MFKVEDFQNYGKEQFETAVNSATTVQNGLHAIATAYGDYTKKSFEDTKSFVEKLSGVKSLDKVLEVQTEYAKSAYETFVADSQKIAGLYSDLAKQAFKPLEGIAAKFTPPAAH, encoded by the coding sequence ATGTTTAAAGTTGAAGATTTTCAGAACTACGGCAAAGAGCAGTTCGAGACGGCCGTGAATTCCGCGACCACCGTCCAGAACGGGTTGCATGCGATCGCGACCGCTTATGGCGACTACACCAAGAAGTCGTTCGAAGACACCAAGTCGTTCGTCGAGAAGCTCTCCGGCGTGAAGTCGCTGGACAAGGTGCTCGAGGTTCAGACCGAATACGCCAAGTCGGCCTACGAAACCTTCGTCGCCGATTCGCAGAAGATCGCGGGACTGTATTCGGATCTCGCCAAGCAGGCCTTCAAGCCGCTCGAAGGCATCGCTGCCAAGTTCACCCCGCCTGCCGCGCACTAA